The Papio anubis isolate 15944 chromosome 5, Panubis1.0, whole genome shotgun sequence genome has a segment encoding these proteins:
- the PCDHB16 gene encoding protocadherin beta-16, which yields MEIGRMHSRRQRQVLVFFVLLSLSGAGAELGSYSVVEETERGSFVANLEKDLGLGLTEMSTRRARIISQGNKQHLQLKVQTGDLLTNEKLDREELCGPTEPCILHFQVLMEKPLEIFQAELRVIDINDHSPIFTEKEIILKIPENSPLGTEFPLYHALDSDVGSNNVQNYKISPNSHFGILTKERTDGRKYPELVLDKELDREEEPQLRLTLTALDGGSPPRSGTAQVHIEVVDINDNAPEFEQPIYKVRIPENSSLGSLVATVSARDLDSGANGKISYSLFQPSEDISKMLEVNAMTGEIRLRKQVDFEAVTSYEVHIKATDGGGLSGKCTLLLQVVDVNDNPPQVTMSALTSPIPENSPEIVVAVFSVSDPDSGNNGKTISSIQEDLPFLLKPSVKNFYTLVTERALDREATAEYNITLTVTDMGTPRLKTEHNITVQISDVNDNAPAFTQTFYTFFVRENNSPALHIGSVSATDRDSGTNAQVTYSLLPPEDPHLPLSSLVSINADNGHLFALRSLDYEALQAFEFHVGAADRGSPELSSEALVRVLVLDANDNSPFVLYPLQNGSAPCTELVPRAAEPGHLVTKVVAVDGDSGQNAWLSYQLLKATEPGLFGVWAHNGEVHTARLLSERDATKHRLVVLVKDNGEPPRSATATLHVLLVGGFSQPYLPLPEAAPAQAQDDWLTVYLVVALASVSSLFLFSVLLFVAVRLCRRSRAASVGRCSVPESPFPGHLVDVSGTGTLSQSYQYEVCLTGGSEANEFKFLNPIIPNFPP from the coding sequence ATGGAGATTGGACGGATGCACAGTCGGAGACAAAGGCAAGtccttgttttctttgttttgctgagCTTGTCTGGGGCTGGCGCCGAGTTGGGGTCCTATTCCGTAGTGGAAGAAACGGAGAGAGGCTCTTTTGTGGCAAATCTAGAGAAAGACCTGGGGTTGGGGTTGACAGAGATGTCCACCCGCAGGGCCAGGATCATTTCCCAGGGGAATAAACAGCATTTGCAGCTCAAGGTTCAAACTGGGGATCTGCTCACAAATGAGAAGCTAGATCGAGAGGAGCTATGCGGTCCCACTGAGCCTTGCATACTACATTTCCAAGTGTTAATGGAAAAACCTTTAGAAATATTTCAGGCTGAACTGAGGGTGATAGATATAAATGACCATTCTCCCATATtcactgaaaaggaaattattctaaaaataccGGAAAATAGTCCTCTAGGAACTGAGTTTCCTCTGTATCATGCTTTGGACTCTGACGTAGGAAGCAATAATgttcaaaactataaaatcagCCCAAATTCCCATTTTGGGATTCTAACCAAAGAACGCACTGATGGCAGGAAATACCCTGAGCTAGTATTGGATAAAGAGCTGGATCGGGAGGAGGAGCCTCAACTAAGGTTAACCCTGACAGCGCTGGATGGCGGCTCTCCACCGCGATCTGGAACTGCTCAGGTTCACATTGAAGTGGTGGACATCAATGATAATGCCCCTGAGTTTGAGCAGCCCATCTACAAAGTGCGGATTCCAGAGAACAGCTCCCTTGGCTCCCTGGTTGCCACCGTCTCCGCCAGGGATTTAGACAGCGGAGCCAACGGAAAAATATCATACTCACTCTTTCAGCCTTCAGAGGATATTAGTAAAATGTTGGAGGTAAATGCTATGACAGGGGAAATTCGACTGAGAAAACAAGTAGATTTCGAAGCGGTTACGTCTTATGAAGTGCACATCAAAGCCACAGATGGAGGAGGTCTTTCAGGAAAGTGCACTCTTCTCCTGCAGGTGGTGGACGTGAATGACAATCCCCCACAGGTGACCATGTCTGCACTCACCAGCCCCATCCCAGAGAACTCGCCTGAGATTGTAGTTGCTGTTTTCAGCGTTTCAGATCCTGACTCCGGAAACAATGGGAAGACGATTTCCTCCATCCAGGAAGACCTTCCCTTTCTTCTAAAACCTTCAGTCAAGAACTTTTACACCTTGGTAACAGAGAGAGCACTCGACAGAGAAGCAACAGCTGAATATAATATCACCCTTACCGTCACAGATATGGGGACTCCAAGGCTGAAAACGGAGCACAACATAACAGTGCAGATATCAGATGTTAATGACAACGCCCCCGCTTTCACCCAAACCTTCTACACCTTCTTCGTCCGCGAAAACAACAGCCCCGCCCTGCACATCGGTAGTGTCAGCGCCACAGACAGAGACTCAGGCACCAACGCCCAGGTCACCTACTCGCTGCTGCCGCCGGAGGACCCGCACCTGCCCCTCTCCTCCCTGGTCTCCATCAACGCGGACAACGGCCACCTGTTCGCCCTCCGGTCGCTGGACTACGAGGCCCTGCAGGCCTTCGAGTTCCACGTGGGCGCCGCAGACCGCGGCTCCCCGGAGCTGAGCAGCGAGGCGCTGGTGCGCGTGCTGGTGCTGGATGCCAACGACAACTCGCCCTTCGTGCTGTACCCGCTGCAGAACGGCTCTGCTCCCTGCACCGAGTTGGTGCCCCGGGCGGCCGAGCCGGGCCACCTGGTGACCAAGGTGGTGGCGGTGGACGGCGACTCGGGCCAGAACGCCTGGCTGTCGTACCAGCTGCTCAAGGCCACGGAGCCCGGGCTGTTCGGCGTGTGGGCGCACAATGGCGAGGTTCACACCGCCAGGCTGCTGAGCGAGCGCGACGCGACCAAGCACAGGCTGGTGGTGCTGGTCAAGGACAATGGCGAGCCTCCGCGCTCGGCCACCGCCACTCTGCATGTGCTCCTGGTGGGCGGCTTCTCCCAGCCCTATCTACCACTCCCAGAGGCGGCCCCCGCCCAGGCCCAGGACGACTGGCTCACGGTCTACCTGGTGGTGGCGTTGGCCTCGGTCTCGTCGCTCTTCCTCTTCTCGGTGCTCCTGTTCGTGGCAGTGAGACTGTGCAGAAGGAGCAGGGCGGCCTCAGTGGGTCGCTGCTCGGTGCCCGAGAGCCCCTTTCCAGGGCATCTGGTGGACGTGAGCGGCACCGGGACCCTATCCCAGAGCTACCAGTACGAAGTGTGTCTGACAGGAGGCTCAGAAGCAAATGAGTTCAAGTTCCTGAATCCGATTATCCCCAACTTCCCTCCTTAG